The segment CAATTTTTCATAATGTCCGTCACAACACCATATAGTTCATCTTCCGTATTATATGTATTACGGAGATGATGAGGGTCTCTGTCTGTCCCTGGCAAGCCTTCATTTCCCATATATGGTTCAGTGGGCACCATTTTTATTCCTCTGGACTCGGGATCATAAATGGTAAGTGATTCACGCATTTTTGATTGATAACCATCACCCAAAACAAAGGTAGGGAAACGATATTTCCACGCAATATTGAAAGCTTTGATAGTATAATCAAACAGTTCTTGATGAGTAGATGTGGAGTAAACTATTCGTGCCCCCTCTCCATTACCGCCAAAGCAGGTCATAGTCACTTCCTGCTGAGAATAAATAACGGTTGCGGTAGATGGGCCCCCTCTTTGGGTTACTACCTGAACGATAGGAATACGCATCATTTCCGCCATAGACATAGCTTCCTGCATCAAAGTATTACCGGGACCCGCTGTAGCTGTAAAAGATCTTCTTCCTGCTAATACGCCACCGATAGTTGTAAACCCAGCTGATATTTCATCTTCGGTTTGCAAAAACTCTCTGCCGTACTTTGGTGCCATACGGGTCCAGTAGTGCATAATCTCATTTTGCGGTGTAATGGGATAGCCGTACATAATGTCCACATCAGCTGCCACTGCCGCCCATGCCACCACCTCATTACCAGTCATAAAAGCTCTTTTTTCTCCTTCAATCGGCTTTCCTGCCATATGTTTAAGAACACCTCCTAGGGTTTTTTACCACATTCTGTGGATATATCACCCCTTTACCAAAATGAACGGGGCATATATCTATGAATATACTTTATGGGGTTGCCGCAGCTATCTTTGTTTTTACCCGTCGTCTTCAGCTTTTTGTCTACAGCAGTGAAAATCACTGAAATACCAATTTCTTTGGAAACTTGGCGCAAAATTTTCGCACCCTCTTCAATTACCTCCCAATCTGTTTCGTCGCCTAAATGAGTATTGTTAATCAATCCGTGAACAGTACCTAACGAAAGCACATATTCCACAATATCCTCCACCGATGCAGTCATAGGGCGAGAAATATTTATTACGGCAAATAATTTTAGGCTCTCTTCCCGTGCCCCCTCTACAAGATTTAAAGTTCTAGCTCCTTCGACTCCATAACCGATATCCAAAATAACATCCGTCTCTCTTCTTAACGCCCAGCGCATTTCCGGTTTCAGGATTGACCCTGCTTCACCAAGCCCCATTGTTTCTCGAGTCTCCCATGCAATTACATCAATCCCTAGGCTCTCCAGTTCCAATTTAATAGGGCGAAGGGTATAAAAGGGTTCGACCAAATCGAGGTCTACTAGAGTAACATTCTTACCAGATTGCTTTAGTTCCACTGCACGATTAATGGCCATTTCACTTTTGCCGCTGGCGTATTCCCCGATGTATGCTTCCAGTACCCGTTTGTTAATTGTCCCCACCTCTTGCATTAGTTTTTTCGAAAACTAGAATTTTATGTTTATTTACTAAAAATAAAAGAAAAAAGTGGGTTATCCCCACTTTCGCAAATAGTCTAGTTAATATAGTCCGATATTTTTTAAGAACCTAGCATTAGTTTAAATAGCACCACTACAATTAACCCCGGTATTCCTAAAAATCCAACTATTACCACAGTTAAAAGATTGATAGGGACTTGAAAATCAATTATCTGGCCGGCGGTATTCAATATCCAAAGTAATAATAGACCGATTAAAGAATTGTAAAGTAATTTAAATAACCACCTTAAAGGCTTGGCCAAGAAATAAAAGATAAAAAAGATCACTAGCAAAACTATTGCGACTACAGCTATCATAAATAAGAATTGAATATCCATTTTTTTACCTCCTTAATTCCTTTCACTTTCTTCAGCATTCTTTTTTAATAGATGCATATAGCGCCGTTCTGTTGCTTGCATTTCAAAAATAGCATAGTCTACTAAATCTTTCTCTGTTGCTTCATTAAAGATATTCTGAGCCGCCTCCCACTCCCGCTTAGCCTGGTCAAGAATCTGTTCCTTGGTAATTTGCCCTTGGGGTGGATTTAGAGGTAGATTTTCACCGGTTATCGTTTCAATAATTTTTTTTACCAATTTCATAGGTTACCACCTGTCAAAAATACCATTTTCCACATCTATATGCTCGCAGATGGTAAAACTTTACTTTCTTTATTGAAAAACTAGTCTTAATTAAAAAATAAAGCGATTATAATTGAGTAAATTTCATAACTCTAAACCATTGGTATATCAGTAAAAATTCGTGCAATAAAAAAGATTTCACC is part of the Metallumcola ferriviriculae genome and harbors:
- a CDS encoding transketolase C-terminal domain-containing protein, which produces MAGKPIEGEKRAFMTGNEVVAWAAVAADVDIMYGYPITPQNEIMHYWTRMAPKYGREFLQTEDEISAGFTTIGGVLAGRRSFTATAGPGNTLMQEAMSMAEMMRIPIVQVVTQRGGPSTATVIYSQQEVTMTCFGGNGEGARIVYSTSTHQELFDYTIKAFNIAWKYRFPTFVLGDGYQSKMRESLTIYDPESRGIKMVPTEPYMGNEGLPGTDRDPHHLRNTYNTEDELYGVVTDIMKNWEKVAPEVAEYQEYDVEGADVLIVAHGVVTRAVQGALKQLKEEGKNVGHFRPITLRPIAEDQLRKRAEKAKVVLVVESSYGQLKKLITDAIYGLSTPIKTFLKPGEGITAEEVVEEVNKLL
- a CDS encoding pro-sigmaK processing inhibitor BofA family protein; the encoded protein is MDIQFLFMIAVVAIVLLVIFFIFYFLAKPLRWLFKLLYNSLIGLLLLWILNTAGQIIDFQVPINLLTVVIVGFLGIPGLIVVVLFKLMLGS
- a CDS encoding DUF2508 family protein translates to MKLVKKIIETITGENLPLNPPQGQITKEQILDQAKREWEAAQNIFNEATEKDLVDYAIFEMQATERRYMHLLKKNAEESERN